Below is a window of Lacrimispora xylanolytica DNA.
TGGGGTTATGTCTGATTTTATTTTCCCCCAGGTTCCATCACCAACAATACCATCCGATGTCAATCCTCGTGCTGATTGGTATTTTTTTACCGAGGTTACCGTATTATCATCAAAAATACCATCCAGTCGTATTGGATTAATGCACAAAATCCTTAGACCCTGCTGTAAATATCTTACGTTGTTACCTGTATCTCCTTTTTTAAGTAGCATTGTTTTCTCCTCCATGAATTATTTACTTTAAATGCGCATTCATTGAAAGAGAAATAAAATTAGAATCATATTGTAAACTTGAAAAATGTTTAATTAAATTTTAAAAATTTAAACTTTCACGTCTACTGCTATTTAAACTAGGGACTTACATGTAAATTAGTTTTTTTAACTAACAATCCAGGAAAAAGTATAAAACATCTGGTCGGGGGTCTGAATATCAGGTGTTGCAAGCTTCTCAAATCTTCCCGCTAGTCCCTTTTCCATTGCTGCCATATGGAAGTGGCAGGCTCCAATCCCCATATCTACTCTTTGTATATCAACCTTTTCTTCATCCTTTTTCAGTGTACTTTCTTTGTAAAAATGATATATGTCCTTATCTTTAATCACTCGCCATGGCTGCTTATTGACCGCAGATGGTGCCAGGCGCATCATTTCCAGCGGAAATGCATATTCCCCGGCTTCTTCTTTTGTTAAAGGCTGTGTGAAGCCCTGCTGAAAATATAGCTTGCTCCAATCCATTCTCTGGTCCGATTTTACCACCTTACTCATGATGGATTCCAGAAATCTCTTTTTACCAACTGGATATCCTATTGGGGAAATACATGGAATGACTTCTCCTGCTTTTAAATTCATGGCTGTTGCAAAGCTGTTGTGGTCGAAGGTGCCGCCTAGCCAGCAGGTGCCTAGTCCAAGGGAGGTGGCATACAGGACTAATTCCTCAAAGGAATACCCCAGGGCTTCCAGAGAGAGTTCGTCTTTGCTTATGGATGCAGCAATGAAGTCCTGAGCGCCTTTTATGACTCCATAGGTTCCCAGCTTTTCCCCGTCTCCAGATATGTGTTTCTTCAACAGCTCAAACGTAATGTCGATGGAAAATGGGTTGGTTAACTCTGTCATGTAGGCTTCGATTTTATTTCTTACCTCCGCAGAAAGTGCACGGTTCTCATAGGTTCTCACGCTGTGTCGCTCTTTGACTGTCTTCTCAATAGGAAATGATAGATTCATATTTACTCTCCTCCACAATATGATTTATTTATTCTTCTCCTCTACAAGGTGCATTTTCAAGAATCTTTTCTACATGAAGCAACAATGTTTTTAACTTGTTTAATTCATTTTTCTTAGAGTCAAGATAGTAGTAATTTTTCGTTCCCTCACGTCTCATCCCAATAATCCCTGCATCTTTTAGTATTTGTAGGTGGTGAGATACCGCAGGTCTTGACAAATGAGTTTTATTTGTTATTTCACCTACTCTTACTCCCTTGCAATCACATTCCATAAGAGACATGATAATACTCTGCCGTGTTTCATCCCCTAATGCGATTAGGGATTTTTGACAGGACTTAAATTCATTTGTTAATAGTTCTAACTCATCTGCTTGTTCCATTGTATAAATCCTTTCATCAATTAAAGGTTTAATCCTTTGGACCATTGTATCACAATAAAATCAAAATAATTCATTGGGAAAGAAAATCGAGACCAATACTATTTATAAAATCATCATAGTAATCTTCTGCAACACTTCACATCTTCCTTTTTTCCGTATTCATAAATGTTCATTAATCTTAGCAAGGATATCCTGTAGCTATAAGGTGATATTAATGGTGCAAATATCCTATTCCCAGTAATAAAATTCAAAGCCATCTTCTGGCTCTCCAATTGGATATCCCAAAAGTTTTGTTGCCTCTCTCTTAAACAATGAGAACCATTCCTCCCATTCTTCCTCCGGGAGTTCTGCATAAAATGTTAATCCGCTGGGTTCTACGGATACATCAATTAACTTTTGATCCTTTCCATACCATTGGGGGCAGCCATCCACAAGCCCATTCCAATGTGGCATTTTCTTATATAATTCCCCCAATTTATCCCACACCTCATTAGGTGCTGTATAATGAATATTTAGATTATGATTATGTATGTCCACAGTTTTTTCTCCTTATTATTCCTCAATTGTTTATCCTACTTTTTATTATAAAAGAGGAAGAAGCTGGAATCAATATATAACGAGAGCACCGCCAGATTTATATGACGATGCTCTCGTTAATTGGTTATATTTTTTAGTTATTCATGTTTTTTAGTTTCATATATTTTTTTAGAAGTATAGTAAAATCATGATCACTCTTCCCAATTATATCACGTAATCCGCCTCTTCACCATCAAGGTCAAACGGTGTTACCTGATATACATAATAATTCAACCAATTGGCATACAACGTATTTGCCGCATTCCTCCAATTAAGCATCGGAACCGTACTAGGATCATCATTTTCATAATAATTACATGGAATCTCCGGGTTCAGTCCTTTATCCAAATCCCGATGATACTCCCCATCTAACGTCATCCTGTCATACTCCGGATGCCCCTGGACAAAGATCTGTCTTCCATCCTCGCTCATGACCAGAAACAGTCCTGCTTCCTTAGACTCCACAAGTACCTTAAGCCCAGGAACTTTATCAATATCTTCTCTTCTCACCTCAGTATACCTGGAATGGGGAGCCATGATAAAATCATCCATACTCCGAACCAATGGCACCTTCCGATCCAGAACCTTGTGACTGTAGATACCAGATAATTTACTGTCTCTCTTAAACTTATGAATTCCATAATGATAATAAAGTCCGGCCTGGGCGCCCCAGCAGATATGGAGCGTACTTGTTACATGAGTCTTACTCCATTCCATGATGCGTTCCAGCTCTTCCCAGTAATTCACCTCTTCAAATTCCATATGCTCCACAGGAGCGCCGGTGATAATCATTCCATCGAACTTTTTATTCTTTACTTCATCAAAATAGTTATAAAATTTATTCAAATGGCTTGCAGAGGTGTTCTTTGAAGTATGGCTCTCCAGCATGAGAAAGGAGCAATCCACCTGGAGGGGTGTATTAGAAAGGGCGCGAAGAAGCTGAGTTTCTGTATCTTCCTTGATTGGCATCAGGTTCACGATCAGAATCTCAAGAGGACGTATGTCCTGGGTTGAGGCACGGTCCTCGTCCATGGTAAATATGTTCTCTTTTTCCAATACGGCTTTGGCTGGCAGATCCTTTTGTACTTTAATCGGCATATTTTATTCCTCCAGTAATTTTATGAATTCTTCCTCCGAAATAATGGGCACTCCCAGTTCCTTTGCCTTCTTATTCTTAGAGGAATTGGACGTAGTATCATTGTTAATCAAATATGTGGTTTTTGAAGTGACGGAGCCAGTGGCTTTGCCGCCCTGAGCCTCTATGGCCTCCTGGAGTGCCTTTCTGTTTTCAAAATGCTCAACAGAGCCAGTAATGACAAATACCATGCCCTCCAGCTTTCTGCTGCCTTCCGCCTCTGCTTCCTGCTTAATATTGACCTCCATAAGCAGGCGGTCCACCATCTCGTTATTCTTTTCCTGACTGAAATAATAAATCCAGGCATCTGCCAGTACTTTTCCGATACCAGATACGGAAGTAAGCTCCTCTTCTTCTGCATGACGCATTTTATTAAAGTCAAACCGGAATTCTCGACAGAGCATTTTTGCATTGGATAATCCGATTCCAGCGATTCCCAGACCATAAATCAGCCTTGGCAGAGTAGTATTGGAAGCGGTCTTGATTGCCTGAATCAAATTGTCGTAGGATTTTCTTCCGAATCCTTCCATCTGAGTGATGGTTTCCTCATACTGCTCCAAATGGAAGATATCAGCAAATTCTTTGATAAATCCGGCTCCAATGAATTTTTCCAGGGTGGCTTCCGATAATCCGTCTATATTCAAGGCATCTCTGCTGACAAACAGGGAAAAGCTCTTAATCCTCTTGGCCTGGCAGTCTGGATTTACGCAGTATAGGCTTTTTACATCGTTGACCTGTCGTATTTCGGTCTGACCATTGCACACCGGACATTCCTTCGGGATCACGATATCATTGCTTCTTGTTAAATTGTCTGCGATCTGAGGGATAATCATATTTGCCTTATATACAGTGATTAAATCCCCTTCTCCTAATTCCAGAGCTTCCATAATGCTTAGATTATGAACACTGGCACGGCTTACGGTGGTTCCCTCTAATTCCACTGGTTCAAAGATGGCAACCGGATTAATAAGACCGGTTCTTGACGGGCTCCATAAAATCCTGGTCAGCTTTGTTTCCCGAATCTCATCGGCCCATTTAAAGGCAATGGCATTGCGGGGGAACTTGGCGGTACGACCTAAGGACTCACCGTAGGAAATGTCATCATAGATGAGCACCAGACCGTCAGAAGGTATGTCATAGCCGGATACTTCCGCGGCAAACTCTTCTACTAATGCAGGAAGGGACTCCTTTGTTACCATTTTATAATCTACCACATCAAAGCCCTGGGCCTTTAACCATTCAAACTGGACCCGTCTGGAGTTTTGAAAATCGACGCCTGTAGCAGATACCAGTGAAAACGCCTTAAAGTTTACATTTCTCCTGGCTGTGATCTGATTGTTCAACTGTCTGACTGAACCACTGCATAAGTTTCTGGGGTTTTTGTACTTGGCAGCTACATCTTCGATTTCCTCGTTTATCCGGTTAAAATCCGAATACTTGATGATTGCCTCTCCTCTTAGGACAAGCTCTCCCTTGTGGGATATATTTAAGGGGATATTGGAGAAGACCCTGGCGTTATTGGTGATGACCTCTCCGATTTCTCCGTTTCCTCTTGTGACTGCTTTTTGAAGGGTTCCGTTATTATAGTTTAAAACCACAGTCAATCCGTCCAGCTTCCAGGAGAGGATTCCTTCCTGACTGCCTAACCAATCGGCCAGTGATTCCACACTTTTTGTCTTATCAAGGGAAAGCATGGGGCTGTCATGGGCTTCTTTTGGAAGCTCACTTAGCACCTGGTAGCCTACGTTTTGGGTAGGACTTTTAGACAGAACCACTCCTGTCTCCTGTTCAAGGTCCAAAAGCTCATCGTAAAGCCGGTCATATTCATAATTGCTCATGATTTCCCGGCTTTCCTGATAATAGGCTTTTCCCGCCTCGTTTAAGATGGGGATCAGCTCTTTCATTCTGCTTATTTTAGCGTCCATCAGATAACTCCTTTTTATGTTCTTTATAGGAAAGATTGGATGAGCCTTTTATGGCCTCCTTCATCTGGTGGTATTCTTTTTTAGAGAGCTCTCTGTAAGCACCTGGTTTTAAATCTCCCAGCTCAATGTTCATGATTCGCATTCGCTTTAGAAGCCGTACCTCAAATCCCAGTTCCTTGCACATTCGGCGGATCTGGCGGTTAAGACCTTGAGTCAAGATGATCTTAAATGCTTTTTCTCCGGTTTTTGCAACAAAACAGGGCTTTGTGGTTACATCTAACTCGGATAAATGAACTCCCTTTTTCATCTTACGGATAAAATCGTCTGTTACGGGACGATTTACTTTTACAAGATATTCCTTTTCATGAGCATTTCCGCTGCGCATCATTTTATTCACCAGGTCTCCCTGGTTTGTCATGAGGATTAAGCCTTCGGATTCCTTGTCCAGACGTCCGATGGGGTAAATACGGACCGGATAGTCTAACATATCCACTATGTTAGGAGCCCTGTCCTTATCGGAAGTGGTGCATACAATGCCTTTGGGCTTATGGACGGCTAAGAGAACCTGCTTTTCCTTGTGGCTTTCCTTTCGACCGGATGCGGTTATCACACGGCCTTTCACGGTTACGGACTGGCCGGGAAGAACCTTTTGACCGGTTGCTGCGGCTTGTCCATTAATCTTCACTTTTCCAGCCTCTATGAGACGGTCCGCCTCCCTACGGGAACAAATCCCTGCTTCACTTAAAAATTTATTCAGACGGATTCCATCTGCCTCCATAATCATTCTCCCTTACTGTTTACTAAGTAAAAATTATAGCATTGCTGAGTGGGAACGTCAAACTCAAACGCTTCTTTTAGGCTTAGGTTTTACCTATAACAAAAATATGGTAATAGTTACTACTTTCAGTTTTACTCATTGCTTTTTCCAATATATGGGTTTATAATGTTAATTAAAGTAT
It encodes the following:
- a CDS encoding ArsR/SmtB family transcription factor, coding for MEQADELELLTNEFKSCQKSLIALGDETRQSIIMSLMECDCKGVRVGEITNKTHLSRPAVSHHLQILKDAGIIGMRREGTKNYYYLDSKKNELNKLKTLLLHVEKILENAPCRGEE
- the ligA gene encoding NAD-dependent DNA ligase LigA, translated to MDAKISRMKELIPILNEAGKAYYQESREIMSNYEYDRLYDELLDLEQETGVVLSKSPTQNVGYQVLSELPKEAHDSPMLSLDKTKSVESLADWLGSQEGILSWKLDGLTVVLNYNNGTLQKAVTRGNGEIGEVITNNARVFSNIPLNISHKGELVLRGEAIIKYSDFNRINEEIEDVAAKYKNPRNLCSGSVRQLNNQITARRNVNFKAFSLVSATGVDFQNSRRVQFEWLKAQGFDVVDYKMVTKESLPALVEEFAAEVSGYDIPSDGLVLIYDDISYGESLGRTAKFPRNAIAFKWADEIRETKLTRILWSPSRTGLINPVAIFEPVELEGTTVSRASVHNLSIMEALELGEGDLITVYKANMIIPQIADNLTRSNDIVIPKECPVCNGQTEIRQVNDVKSLYCVNPDCQAKRIKSFSLFVSRDALNIDGLSEATLEKFIGAGFIKEFADIFHLEQYEETITQMEGFGRKSYDNLIQAIKTASNTTLPRLIYGLGIAGIGLSNAKMLCREFRFDFNKMRHAEEEELTSVSGIGKVLADAWIYYFSQEKNNEMVDRLLMEVNIKQEAEAEGSRKLEGMVFVITGSVEHFENRKALQEAIEAQGGKATGSVTSKTTYLINNDTTSNSSKNKKAKELGVPIISEEEFIKLLEE
- a CDS encoding pseudouridine synthase; its protein translation is MEADGIRLNKFLSEAGICSRREADRLIEAGKVKINGQAAATGQKVLPGQSVTVKGRVITASGRKESHKEKQVLLAVHKPKGIVCTTSDKDRAPNIVDMLDYPVRIYPIGRLDKESEGLILMTNQGDLVNKMMRSGNAHEKEYLVKVNRPVTDDFIRKMKKGVHLSELDVTTKPCFVAKTGEKAFKIILTQGLNRQIRRMCKELGFEVRLLKRMRIMNIELGDLKPGAYRELSKKEYHQMKEAIKGSSNLSYKEHKKELSDGR
- a CDS encoding peptidoglycan-binding domain-containing protein produces the protein MLLKKGDTGNNVRYLQQGLRILCINPIRLDGIFDDNTVTSVKKYQSARGLTSDGIVGDGTWGKIKSDITPIQTALKKKGYYTGTIDGVAGDGTYNGLVKFQSANGLTADGMAGWFWN
- the metA gene encoding homoserine O-acetyltransferase MetA; the encoded protein is MPIKVQKDLPAKAVLEKENIFTMDEDRASTQDIRPLEILIVNLMPIKEDTETQLLRALSNTPLQVDCSFLMLESHTSKNTSASHLNKFYNYFDEVKNKKFDGMIITGAPVEHMEFEEVNYWEELERIMEWSKTHVTSTLHICWGAQAGLYYHYGIHKFKRDSKLSGIYSHKVLDRKVPLVRSMDDFIMAPHSRYTEVRREDIDKVPGLKVLVESKEAGLFLVMSEDGRQIFVQGHPEYDRMTLDGEYHRDLDKGLNPEIPCNYYENDDPSTVPMLNWRNAANTLYANWLNYYVYQVTPFDLDGEEADYVI
- a CDS encoding nitroreductase family protein; this encodes MNLSFPIEKTVKERHSVRTYENRALSAEVRNKIEAYMTELTNPFSIDITFELLKKHISGDGEKLGTYGVIKGAQDFIAASISKDELSLEALGYSFEELVLYATSLGLGTCWLGGTFDHNSFATAMNLKAGEVIPCISPIGYPVGKKRFLESIMSKVVKSDQRMDWSKLYFQQGFTQPLTKEEAGEYAFPLEMMRLAPSAVNKQPWRVIKDKDIYHFYKESTLKKDEEKVDIQRVDMGIGACHFHMAAMEKGLAGRFEKLATPDIQTPDQMFYTFSWIVS